In Bacillus cereus ATCC 14579, a single window of DNA contains:
- the mtaB gene encoding tRNA (N(6)-L-threonylcarbamoyladenosine(37)-C(2))-methylthiotransferase MtaB, whose translation MSTVAFHTLGCKVNHYETEAIWQLFKQGGYERTEYEKKADVYVINTCTVTNTGDKKSRQVIRRAVRQNPDAVICVTGCYAQTSPAEIMAIPGVDIVVGTQDREKMLGYIEEFRKERQPINAVRNIMKTRVYEELDVPYFTDRTRASLKIQEGCNNFCTFCIIPWARGLMRSRDGKEVIKQAQQLVDAGYKEIVLTGIHTGGYGEDIKDYNLAGLLRDMEAEVGGLKRLRISSIEASQISDEVIEVLDKSEVVVRHLHIPLQSGSNTVLKRMRRKYTMEFFQERLDRLKEALPGLAITSDVIVGFPGETEEEFMETYNFIKENRFSELHVFPYSKRTGTPAARMEDQVPEDVKNDRVHRLIELSNQLAKEYASAFEGEVLEIIPEEQFKDGDREGLYVGYTDNYLKIVFEGSEELIGKLVKVKITKAGYPYNEAQFVRVLEDDVKKESASA comes from the coding sequence ATGTCAACTGTTGCGTTCCATACGTTAGGTTGTAAAGTAAACCACTATGAAACAGAAGCCATTTGGCAATTGTTTAAACAAGGTGGTTATGAAAGAACAGAATATGAAAAGAAAGCTGATGTATATGTTATTAACACATGTACAGTAACGAATACTGGGGACAAAAAAAGCCGTCAAGTAATCAGACGTGCTGTGCGTCAAAATCCAGATGCAGTTATTTGCGTAACGGGATGTTATGCACAAACATCTCCAGCTGAAATTATGGCGATTCCAGGTGTAGATATTGTAGTTGGTACACAGGATCGTGAAAAGATGTTAGGTTACATCGAAGAATTCCGTAAAGAGCGTCAACCAATTAATGCTGTCCGCAATATTATGAAAACACGTGTGTACGAAGAACTTGATGTACCTTATTTCACGGATCGTACACGTGCGTCTTTAAAAATACAAGAGGGTTGCAATAACTTCTGTACATTCTGTATCATTCCTTGGGCGCGCGGTTTAATGCGTTCTCGTGATGGAAAAGAAGTTATTAAACAAGCGCAACAATTAGTGGATGCAGGCTATAAAGAAATCGTATTAACGGGTATTCATACAGGTGGATACGGCGAAGACATAAAAGATTATAACTTAGCTGGATTACTTCGTGATATGGAAGCGGAAGTAGGCGGATTAAAACGTCTTCGTATTTCTTCTATTGAAGCGAGTCAAATTTCAGATGAAGTAATTGAAGTGTTAGATAAATCTGAAGTAGTTGTACGTCACTTGCATATTCCGTTGCAATCTGGTTCTAATACTGTATTAAAACGTATGCGTCGTAAATATACGATGGAATTCTTCCAAGAGCGTTTAGATCGTTTGAAAGAAGCGTTACCAGGCCTTGCGATTACATCTGACGTAATCGTTGGTTTCCCAGGTGAAACAGAAGAAGAATTCATGGAAACATACAATTTCATTAAAGAGAACCGCTTCTCTGAGTTACATGTGTTCCCTTACTCAAAACGTACAGGAACACCTGCAGCACGCATGGAAGATCAAGTTCCTGAAGATGTGAAGAATGATCGTGTTCATCGTTTAATTGAGCTATCTAATCAATTAGCGAAAGAATATGCATCAGCGTTTGAAGGTGAAGTGCTTGAAATCATTCCAGAAGAGCAATTTAAAGACGGCGACCGTGAAGGGTTATATGTAGGGTATACAGATAACTACTTGAAAATTGTATTTGAAGGATCAGAAGAATTAATTGGTAAGCTAGTGAAAGTGAAAATTACGAAAGCTGGTTATCCATATAACGAAGCGCAATTTGTTCGTGTTCTTGAAGATGATGTGAAAAAAGAATCAGCAAGCGCATAA
- the prmA gene encoding 50S ribosomal protein L11 methyltransferase: MKWSEISIHTTEEAVEAVSHILHEAGASGVAIEDPAELTKEREQQYGEIYALNPDEYPAEGVLIKAYFPQTDSLHETIAGVKSSIDVLPSYDIEIGTGNITVNEVNEEDWATAWKKYYHPVQISDTFTIVPTWEEYTPSSPDEKIIELDPGMAFGTGTHPTTTMCIRALEKTVQPGDNIIDVGTGSGVLSIAAAKLGASSVQAYDLDPVAVESAEMNVRLNKTDDIVSVGQNSLLEGIEGPVDLIVANLLAEIILLFPEDAARVVKSGGLFITSGIIAAKEKVISEALEKAGFTIEEVLRMEDWVAIIARNA, translated from the coding sequence GTGAAATGGTCAGAAATTAGTATTCATACAACAGAAGAAGCAGTAGAAGCTGTCTCTCATATTTTACATGAAGCTGGTGCTAGTGGAGTTGCGATTGAGGATCCAGCGGAGTTAACGAAAGAGCGCGAGCAACAATATGGTGAAATTTATGCATTGAACCCAGATGAATATCCGGCGGAAGGTGTATTAATAAAAGCGTATTTCCCGCAAACGGATTCTTTACATGAAACGATTGCAGGTGTAAAATCATCTATTGATGTGCTTCCATCTTACGACATCGAAATTGGTACTGGAAATATTACCGTTAACGAAGTCAATGAAGAAGATTGGGCTACTGCTTGGAAAAAATATTACCATCCAGTACAAATTTCTGATACATTCACAATCGTACCGACTTGGGAAGAATATACACCATCTTCTCCTGATGAAAAAATCATTGAATTAGACCCGGGTATGGCGTTTGGTACAGGAACTCATCCAACAACAACGATGTGTATCCGTGCTTTAGAAAAAACAGTACAGCCAGGTGACAATATTATTGATGTAGGAACAGGTTCTGGTGTACTTAGTATTGCAGCAGCAAAATTAGGTGCGTCTTCTGTTCAAGCGTATGATTTAGATCCGGTTGCGGTTGAAAGTGCAGAAATGAATGTACGTTTAAATAAAACAGATGATATCGTGTCTGTTGGACAAAATAGTCTTTTAGAAGGTATTGAAGGTCCAGTTGATTTAATCGTAGCTAACTTATTAGCAGAAATTATTCTATTATTCCCTGAAGATGCAGCAAGAGTTGTGAAGTCAGGTGGATTATTTATTACATCGGGCATTATTGCTGCGAAGGAAAAAGTAATTTCTGAGGCGCTAGAAAAAGCTGGATTTACAATTGAAGAAGTGTTACGAATGGAAGATTGGGTAGCAATTATTGCACGAAATGCGTAA
- the dnaJ gene encoding chaperone protein DnaJ: protein MSKRDYYEVLGLSKGASTDEIKKAYRRLAKKYHPDVSKEENAIEKFKEVQEAYEVLSDDQKRAQYDQFGHAGANQGFGGFGGGGDFGGGFGFEDIFSSFFGGGGGRRRDPNAPRQGADLQYQVTLDFEEAIFGKELNVEIPVEDPCDTCKGSGAKPGTSKETCKHCSGSGQVSVEQNTPFGRIVNRQACGHCSGTGQIIKEKCTTCHGSSKVRKRKKINVKIPAGIDNGQQIRVSGKGEAGVNGGPARDLYVVVHVRNHEFFEREGDHIICEMPLTFAQMALGDEVEVPTVHGKVKLKIPAGTQTGTEFRLKGKGAPNVRGYGQGDQYVVVRVVVPTKLTSQQKDLLREFAGQEEQDDSLFGKLKRAFKGE, encoded by the coding sequence ATGAGTAAACGAGACTATTATGAGGTCCTTGGACTTAGCAAGGGCGCTTCAACAGATGAAATAAAAAAAGCGTATCGTCGTTTGGCTAAAAAATACCATCCAGACGTAAGCAAAGAAGAAAATGCAATTGAAAAGTTTAAAGAAGTACAAGAAGCATATGAAGTGTTAAGTGATGATCAAAAGCGTGCGCAGTACGATCAATTTGGTCATGCTGGTGCAAATCAAGGATTCGGTGGATTTGGCGGCGGAGGAGACTTCGGCGGTGGCTTCGGTTTTGAAGATATATTTAGTTCTTTCTTTGGCGGTGGCGGCGGCAGACGTCGTGATCCAAATGCTCCGCGCCAAGGTGCTGACTTACAATATCAAGTCACTTTAGATTTTGAAGAAGCTATTTTTGGTAAGGAATTAAATGTGGAAATTCCAGTAGAAGATCCATGTGATACTTGTAAAGGTAGTGGAGCAAAACCAGGAACTTCAAAAGAAACATGTAAACATTGTTCAGGTTCTGGTCAAGTGAGTGTTGAACAAAACACACCGTTTGGTCGTATCGTAAACCGTCAAGCTTGTGGTCATTGTTCAGGAACTGGACAAATTATTAAAGAAAAATGTACGACATGTCACGGTTCAAGTAAAGTTCGTAAACGTAAAAAAATCAATGTTAAAATTCCAGCGGGTATCGATAATGGTCAACAAATTCGAGTGTCTGGAAAAGGTGAAGCCGGCGTAAATGGCGGACCAGCAAGAGACTTATATGTTGTCGTTCATGTAAGAAATCATGAATTCTTCGAGCGTGAAGGAGATCACATTATTTGCGAAATGCCATTAACATTTGCGCAAATGGCGCTTGGTGATGAAGTGGAAGTTCCTACTGTTCATGGTAAAGTGAAGCTGAAAATTCCAGCAGGAACACAAACTGGAACAGAATTCCGCTTAAAAGGAAAAGGTGCTCCGAATGTACGTGGATACGGCCAAGGAGATCAATATGTAGTCGTTCGTGTTGTTGTACCGACGAAATTGACTTCACAGCAAAAAGATTTATTACGTGAATTTGCAGGACAAGAAGAGCAGGATGATAGTTTATTCGGAAAGCTTAAACGTGCTTTCAAAGGGGAATAA
- the dnaK gene encoding chaperone protein DnaK, with amino-acid sequence MSKIIGIDLGTTNSCVAVMEGGEPKVIPNPEGNRTTPSVVAFKNEERQVGEVAKRQAITNPNTIMSVKRHMGTDYKVEVEGKDYTPQEISAIILQNLKASAEAYLGETVTKAVITVPAYFNDAERQATKDAGRIAGLEVERIINEPTAAALAYGLEKQDEEQKILVYDLGGGTFDVSILELADGTFEVISTAGDNRLGGDDFDQVIIDHLVAEFKKENNIDLSQDKMALQRLKDAAEKAKKDLSGVTQTQISLPFISAGAAGPLHLELTLTRAKFEELSAGLVERTLEPTRRALKDAGFAPSELDKVILVGGSTRIPAVQEAIKRETGKEPYKGVNPDEVVALGAAVQGGVLTGDVEGVLLLDVTPLSLGIETMGGVFTKLIERNTTIPTSKSQVFSTAADNQPAVDIHVLQGERPMSADNKTLGRFQLTDLPPAPRGIPQIEVTFDIDANGIVNVRAKDLGTSKEQAITIQSSSGLSDEEVERMVQEAEANADADQKRKEEVELRNEADQLVFQTDKVVKDLEGKVDAAEVAKATEAKEALQAAIEKNELEEIRAKKDALQEIVQQLTVKLYEQAQAAAGQAEGAQGAQDAGAKKDNVVDAEFEEVKEDK; translated from the coding sequence ATGAGTAAAATTATCGGTATTGACTTAGGTACAACAAACTCTTGTGTAGCTGTTATGGAAGGTGGAGAACCAAAGGTTATCCCAAATCCAGAAGGGAACCGTACAACACCTTCTGTTGTAGCTTTCAAAAATGAAGAACGTCAAGTTGGGGAAGTTGCAAAGCGCCAAGCAATTACAAACCCAAATACAATCATGTCTGTTAAACGTCATATGGGTACAGACTACAAAGTAGAAGTTGAAGGTAAAGATTATACACCTCAAGAAATTTCTGCCATCATTTTACAAAACTTAAAAGCTTCTGCTGAAGCATACTTAGGTGAAACAGTAACGAAAGCTGTTATTACAGTACCTGCATACTTCAACGATGCAGAGCGTCAAGCAACGAAAGATGCTGGTCGTATCGCTGGTTTAGAAGTTGAGCGTATCATTAACGAGCCAACAGCAGCAGCACTTGCTTACGGTTTAGAAAAACAAGACGAAGAACAAAAAATCTTAGTATATGACTTAGGTGGCGGTACATTTGACGTATCTATCCTTGAGTTAGCAGACGGCACATTCGAAGTTATTTCAACTGCTGGTGACAACCGTCTTGGTGGCGATGACTTTGACCAAGTTATCATCGATCACTTAGTAGCTGAGTTCAAAAAAGAAAATAACATTGATTTAAGCCAAGATAAAATGGCGCTTCAACGCTTGAAAGATGCAGCTGAAAAAGCGAAAAAAGATCTTTCTGGTGTAACACAAACTCAAATTTCATTACCATTCATTAGTGCTGGAGCTGCTGGTCCATTACACTTAGAATTAACGTTAACAAGAGCGAAATTCGAAGAGCTTTCAGCAGGTCTTGTTGAAAGAACATTAGAGCCAACTCGTCGTGCATTAAAAGACGCTGGTTTTGCTCCAAGCGAATTAGATAAAGTTATTCTTGTTGGTGGATCTACTCGTATCCCAGCTGTACAAGAAGCTATTAAACGTGAAACTGGTAAAGAGCCATATAAAGGTGTAAACCCTGATGAAGTTGTAGCATTAGGTGCTGCAGTTCAAGGTGGCGTACTTACTGGAGATGTAGAAGGCGTTCTATTATTAGACGTAACTCCACTTTCTTTAGGTATTGAAACTATGGGTGGCGTGTTCACGAAATTAATTGAGCGTAACACTACAATTCCAACAAGTAAGTCACAAGTATTCTCGACAGCTGCTGATAATCAACCAGCAGTAGACATTCACGTATTACAAGGTGAGCGTCCAATGTCAGCTGACAACAAAACGTTAGGTCGTTTCCAATTAACTGACCTTCCACCAGCACCACGTGGTATTCCACAAATCGAAGTAACATTCGATATTGATGCGAACGGTATCGTTAACGTACGTGCGAAAGACTTAGGAACAAGCAAAGAGCAAGCTATTACAATCCAATCTTCTTCAGGTCTTTCTGATGAAGAAGTAGAACGTATGGTACAAGAAGCGGAAGCAAATGCTGACGCTGACCAAAAACGTAAGGAAGAAGTTGAACTTCGTAACGAAGCTGACCAACTTGTATTCCAAACAGACAAAGTTGTAAAAGATTTAGAAGGTAAAGTAGATGCAGCTGAAGTTGCAAAAGCAACAGAAGCGAAAGAAGCATTACAAGCTGCAATTGAGAAAAACGAGCTTGAAGAAATTCGTGCGAAAAAAGATGCTTTACAAGAAATCGTACAACAATTAACTGTTAAATTATACGAGCAAGCTCAAGCAGCTGCTGGTCAAGCAGAAGGTGCGCAAGGTGCACAAGACGCTGGCGCGAAGAAAGACAATGTAGTTGACGCTGAGTTTGAAGAAGTAAAAGAAGACAAGTAA
- the grpE gene encoding nucleotide exchange factor GrpE, translated as MEERNEQVVEEVKEAQVEEAVTPENSEETVEEKSEAALLQEKVDELQAKLTETEGRTLRLQADFENYKRRVQMDKQAAEKYRAQSLVSDILPALDNFERAMQVEATDEQTKSLLQGMEMVHRQLLEALTKEGVEVIEAVGKQFDPNEHQAIMQVEDSEFESNAVVEEFQKGYKLKDRVIRPSMVKVNQ; from the coding sequence GTGGAAGAGCGTAACGAACAAGTGGTAGAAGAAGTAAAAGAAGCGCAAGTTGAAGAAGCTGTCACGCCAGAAAACAGTGAAGAAACTGTAGAAGAAAAAAGTGAGGCTGCTCTTTTACAAGAAAAAGTAGATGAGTTACAAGCGAAACTAACGGAAACGGAAGGTCGCACATTACGTCTACAAGCTGATTTTGAAAATTATAAGCGCCGTGTCCAAATGGATAAACAGGCTGCTGAAAAATATAGAGCACAAAGTCTAGTTTCAGACATCTTGCCAGCTCTTGATAATTTTGAAAGAGCAATGCAAGTGGAAGCGACTGATGAGCAAACGAAATCCTTGTTACAAGGTATGGAAATGGTGCATCGTCAATTGTTAGAAGCGCTGACTAAAGAAGGTGTGGAAGTGATTGAAGCTGTTGGTAAACAGTTTGATCCTAATGAACACCAAGCTATTATGCAAGTGGAAGATAGTGAATTTGAATCAAACGCGGTTGTGGAAGAATTCCAAAAAGGTTATAAATTAAAAGACCGTGTGATTCGCCCATCAATGGTAAAAGTAAATCAATAA
- the hrcA gene encoding heat-inducible transcriptional repressor HrcA encodes MLTERQLLILQTIIDDFIGSAQPVGSRTLAKKDEITFSSATIRNEMADLEELGFIEKTHSSSGRVPSEKGYRFYVDHLLAPQNLPNAEIVQIKDLFAERIFEAEKIAQQSAQILSELTNYTAIVLGPKLSTNKLKNVQIVPLDRQTAVAIIVTDTGHVQSKTITVPESVDLSDLEKMVNILNEKLSGVPMEELHNKIFKEIVTVLRGYVHNYDSAIKMLDGTFQVPLSEKIYFGGKANMLSQPEFHDIQKVRSLLTMIDNEAEFYDILRHKQVGIQVKIGRENSSTAMEDCSLISATYSIGEEQLGTIAILGPTRMQYSRVISLLQLFTRQFTDGLKK; translated from the coding sequence ATGCTTACGGAACGTCAGCTCTTAATTTTACAAACAATTATTGATGACTTTATTGGATCAGCGCAGCCCGTTGGGTCTAGAACGTTGGCTAAAAAAGATGAAATCACATTTAGTTCAGCTACTATTCGAAATGAAATGGCGGACTTAGAAGAATTAGGCTTTATTGAAAAAACGCACAGTTCTTCTGGACGTGTTCCTTCTGAGAAAGGCTACCGATTTTATGTAGACCATCTTTTAGCGCCGCAAAACTTACCGAACGCTGAAATTGTACAAATTAAAGATTTATTTGCTGAAAGAATTTTTGAAGCGGAAAAAATTGCACAGCAATCTGCTCAAATTTTATCAGAACTTACGAATTATACGGCAATTGTTCTTGGACCGAAGTTAAGTACAAATAAACTTAAAAATGTACAAATTGTGCCGCTTGATCGTCAAACTGCAGTCGCTATTATTGTAACCGATACAGGGCATGTACAAAGTAAAACGATTACCGTTCCGGAATCTGTTGATTTATCAGATTTAGAAAAAATGGTTAATATTTTAAATGAAAAGCTATCTGGCGTACCGATGGAAGAACTTCATAATAAAATCTTTAAGGAAATTGTTACAGTTTTACGTGGGTATGTTCATAATTACGATAGTGCAATAAAAATGTTGGATGGTACATTTCAAGTTCCGTTATCGGAAAAGATATACTTTGGAGGAAAAGCAAATATGCTTTCGCAGCCAGAGTTCCATGACATTCAAAAGGTTAGATCTTTACTTACCATGATTGATAATGAAGCCGAATTTTATGACATTTTGCGTCATAAACAAGTCGGGATTCAAGTGAAAATTGGTAGGGAAAACTCTTCGACGGCTATGGAGGATTGTAGTTTAATTTCTGCAACATATTCGATCGGCGAAGAGCAACTTGGAACAATTGCTATTTTAGGTCCTACGAGAATGCAATACTCTCGTGTAATTAGTTTGTTACAGTTATTTACGAGACAATTTACTGATGGGCTTAAAAAGTAA
- the hemW gene encoding radical SAM family heme chaperone HemW produces MVQAAYIHIPFCQHICHYCDFNKVFIERQPVDQYLDYLEKEIINTVQKVPFDSMKTIFVGGGTPTALNMEQTKKLLEIINRHLRPFAPNCELTFEANPGDLPKEKLNVLLEGGVNRISFGVQTFRDELLEKIGRKHTREDAFLAIREAQEVGFKNINVDIIYALPGQTIEDVKETLDIAFTLGVQHFSAYSLIVEPKTVFYNLMNKGKLRLPGEDHEAKMYEIVMDEMEKHGYNQYEISNFSKGDNKSRHNLTYWNNEEYYGFGAGAHSYVNGERIQNVGPLKQYFNKIDETGFPYLDVHKVTEKERMEEELFLGLRKTKGVSKTAFRNKFNVEMDQVFAKQLQSNQEQGLLEEEDGHVRLTRKGKLLGNEVFQSFLID; encoded by the coding sequence TTGGTACAAGCTGCATACATTCATATTCCGTTTTGTCAGCACATTTGTCACTATTGTGATTTTAATAAAGTGTTTATTGAACGCCAACCGGTTGATCAATATTTAGATTATTTAGAGAAGGAAATAATAAATACGGTTCAAAAAGTTCCATTTGATAGTATGAAAACGATTTTTGTGGGTGGGGGAACTCCGACAGCGTTAAATATGGAACAGACAAAAAAATTACTCGAGATTATTAATCGTCATTTGCGTCCGTTCGCCCCGAATTGTGAATTAACATTTGAAGCGAATCCAGGAGATCTACCGAAAGAGAAGCTAAATGTACTGCTAGAAGGTGGAGTAAATCGAATTAGTTTTGGTGTGCAAACGTTCCGTGATGAACTTCTTGAGAAGATCGGGCGCAAGCATACGAGGGAAGATGCATTCCTCGCGATTCGAGAGGCACAGGAAGTAGGCTTTAAAAATATTAATGTAGATATTATTTATGCTTTGCCAGGACAGACGATAGAAGATGTAAAAGAAACATTAGATATTGCTTTTACGCTTGGTGTACAACATTTCTCGGCATATTCATTAATTGTGGAGCCAAAAACAGTGTTTTATAACTTAATGAACAAAGGGAAATTACGTCTTCCGGGTGAAGACCATGAAGCGAAAATGTATGAAATAGTAATGGATGAAATGGAGAAACACGGTTATAACCAGTATGAAATTAGTAATTTCTCAAAAGGTGACAATAAAAGTAGACATAATCTCACATACTGGAATAATGAAGAGTATTATGGATTTGGAGCTGGAGCTCATAGTTATGTGAACGGAGAACGTATTCAAAATGTTGGTCCCCTGAAGCAATATTTTAATAAAATTGATGAAACAGGATTTCCGTATTTAGATGTTCACAAAGTGACGGAGAAAGAAAGAATGGAAGAAGAGCTGTTCTTAGGGCTTCGAAAAACAAAAGGTGTTTCTAAAACGGCGTTCCGCAATAAATTTAATGTAGAGATGGATCAAGTTTTCGCGAAGCAGTTACAAAGCAACCAAGAGCAGGGATTGCTTGAAGAGGAAGATGGACATGTGCGTTTAACGCGAAAAGGAAAATTATTAGGGAATGAAGTATTCCAATCATTTTTGATTGACTAA
- a CDS encoding winged helix-turn-helix transcriptional regulator produces the protein MSENIRKDIQDKIQNGNFNCEKELTLSIISGKWKVVILWHLGVERPHRFSELQRLFPSISHKVLSNQLKELMEDGIVDRTVYPEIPPRVEYYMTELGMSLLPIVEMMYDWGKMRMEQIRNTLEK, from the coding sequence ATGTCCGAAAATATTCGAAAAGATATTCAAGATAAAATACAAAATGGTAATTTTAATTGTGAAAAGGAATTGACGCTTTCTATTATTAGTGGAAAGTGGAAAGTTGTGATACTGTGGCATCTTGGTGTGGAAAGGCCGCATCGTTTCAGTGAATTACAACGGTTATTCCCAAGCATTTCTCATAAAGTTTTGTCGAACCAATTAAAAGAGTTAATGGAAGATGGGATTGTTGATCGGACAGTATATCCCGAAATTCCTCCTCGCGTTGAGTATTATATGACGGAACTAGGCATGTCACTTTTACCGATCGTTGAAATGATGTATGATTGGGGAAAAATGCGAATGGAACAAATTCGTAATACGTTAGAGAAGTAG
- the lepA gene encoding elongation factor 4 — protein sequence MNKEERAKRQSKIRNFSIIAHIDHGKSTLADRILEKTNALTQREMKAQLLDSMDLERERGITIKLNAVQLNYKAKDGEEYILHLIDTPGHVDFTYEVSRSLAACEGAILVVDAAQGIEAQTLANVYLALDNNLEILPVINKIDLPSADPERVRQEVEDVIGLDASEAVLASAKAGIGIEEILEQIVEKVPAPAGDSEEPLQCMIFDSLYDPYRGVIAYIRVVNGTVKVGDKVRMMATGKEFEVTEVGVFTPKTTQRDELTVGDVGFLAASIKNVGDTRVGDTITHAKRPAAEPLAGYRKLNPMVFCGLYPIDSARYNDLRDALEKLELNDSALEFEPETSQALGFGFRCGFLGLLHMEIIQERIEREFKIDLITTAPSVIYKVYLTNGEDVIVDNPSNMPDPQSIDRVEEPFVKASIMVPNDYVGAVMEICQGKRGTFIDMQYLDETRVTLTYEIPLSEIVYDFFDQLKSNTKGYASFDYELIGYKPSKLVKMDILLNNEQVDALSFIVHRDSAYDRGKVIVEKLKELIPRQQFEVPIQATIGNKVVARSTIKAMRKNVLAKCYGGDISRKRKLLDKQKESKKRMKSVGSVEVPQEAFMAVLKMDDN from the coding sequence ATGAATAAAGAAGAAAGAGCAAAAAGACAGTCCAAAATCCGTAATTTCTCTATTATTGCTCATATTGACCACGGAAAATCAACGTTAGCAGACCGTATTTTAGAGAAAACAAACGCGTTAACACAACGTGAAATGAAAGCTCAGTTGCTTGACTCTATGGATTTAGAGCGTGAGCGTGGTATTACAATCAAATTAAACGCAGTACAATTAAACTATAAAGCAAAAGATGGTGAAGAGTATATTCTTCATTTAATTGATACACCAGGACACGTCGACTTTACGTACGAAGTATCTCGTAGTTTAGCGGCTTGTGAAGGCGCGATTCTTGTAGTAGATGCAGCGCAAGGTATTGAAGCGCAAACGTTAGCAAACGTATACTTAGCGCTTGATAATAATTTAGAAATTTTACCAGTTATTAATAAAATCGACTTACCGAGTGCGGATCCAGAACGTGTACGTCAAGAGGTAGAAGATGTAATTGGTTTAGATGCATCAGAAGCGGTACTTGCTTCTGCGAAAGCTGGAATTGGTATTGAAGAAATTTTAGAACAAATTGTTGAAAAAGTACCAGCTCCGGCGGGTGATTCAGAAGAGCCGTTACAATGTATGATTTTCGACTCTTTATATGATCCATACCGCGGTGTAATTGCTTATATCCGTGTTGTAAATGGAACAGTAAAAGTTGGCGATAAAGTACGTATGATGGCAACGGGTAAAGAATTTGAAGTAACAGAAGTAGGTGTATTTACACCGAAAACTACGCAACGTGACGAGTTAACGGTAGGTGATGTAGGTTTCTTAGCAGCATCGATTAAAAATGTTGGTGACACACGCGTTGGTGATACGATTACACATGCGAAACGTCCAGCTGCAGAGCCGTTAGCAGGTTACCGTAAGTTAAACCCGATGGTATTCTGTGGTCTGTATCCAATTGACTCTGCTCGTTATAACGATTTACGTGATGCATTAGAAAAATTAGAGTTAAACGATTCTGCCCTTGAGTTTGAACCAGAAACATCTCAAGCGCTAGGATTTGGTTTCCGTTGTGGTTTCTTAGGACTTCTTCACATGGAAATCATTCAAGAACGTATTGAACGTGAATTTAAGATTGACTTAATTACAACAGCGCCAAGCGTTATTTATAAAGTTTATTTAACTAACGGTGAAGATGTTATTGTTGATAACCCATCTAATATGCCAGATCCACAGTCTATCGATCGTGTAGAAGAGCCGTTTGTGAAGGCTTCAATTATGGTTCCGAATGACTATGTTGGAGCTGTAATGGAGATTTGCCAAGGTAAACGTGGAACGTTTATTGATATGCAATATTTAGATGAAACGCGTGTTACATTAACATATGAAATCCCGTTATCAGAAATCGTATATGACTTCTTTGATCAATTGAAATCAAATACGAAAGGGTATGCATCATTTGACTACGAGTTAATTGGCTATAAACCATCTAAACTTGTGAAAATGGATATTCTTTTAAATAATGAACAAGTGGATGCTTTATCATTTATCGTACACCGTGATTCAGCGTATGACCGTGGTAAAGTAATCGTAGAGAAATTAAAAGAATTAATTCCGAGACAACAGTTCGAAGTGCCAATTCAGGCGACTATCGGAAATAAAGTTGTAGCACGTTCTACAATTAAAGCGATGCGTAAAAACGTACTTGCAAAATGTTACGGCGGTGACATTTCTCGTAAGCGTAAACTTCTTGATAAGCAAAAAGAAAGTAAAAAACGTATGAAGTCCGTTGGCTCTGTAGAAGTACCGCAAGAAGCATTCATGGCTGTACTGAAAATGGATGACAACTAA
- a CDS encoding YqxA family protein, whose protein sequence is MRGTDDYRLSRFTLLCICSVALCLLMMIAGVALANHGLKSMKGYQQLSYEQIAHMTGTESTGAESEILGSSFSASEKQQQLERLRSFNVVEGIGMAVASVAYEMTKFGTDIVVGKIKGIFS, encoded by the coding sequence TTGAGGGGAACAGATGATTATCGTTTGAGTCGCTTTACGCTTTTGTGTATATGTAGTGTGGCTTTATGTTTACTTATGATGATAGCAGGAGTGGCACTTGCTAATCATGGTTTGAAAAGTATGAAAGGTTATCAGCAATTGTCATATGAACAAATAGCTCATATGACAGGGACAGAAAGTACAGGTGCTGAATCAGAAATTTTGGGTAGCTCGTTTTCGGCCTCAGAAAAACAACAACAGTTAGAACGTTTAAGAAGTTTTAATGTTGTAGAAGGAATTGGGATGGCAGTAGCAAGTGTAGCTTATGAAATGACGAAGTTCGGAACGGATATCGTTGTTGGGAAAATAAAAGGAATTTTTAGCTAA